CTGTTGGCGATCTGACTTCGGAGACCTCTCTGCGCCGAGTCGGCGTACCCTGCCGTAGCGCCATTGTGCGTTGCGGAGTGGGGGAGCGTCGTGCCCTTTCATGACCGTCGCTCGCCTTATACAAACCCTTCTCCACAGACTTCTTTATCGACGTCTCCTTACGTAATAACGACATTGCCTATTGAAGCACTTTTTGGATGGGCAGATGCACCAAGGTACCAGACATATTCTTAAACACACCGTGGTGGGATGCAATCTTAAAAACCGGAAACGGTTCATAGAGTTTAGCATCCTGTATCCAAATTCCTTTCTTGATCGAcacagaaagcactctgacgtaAAGCTATGCAAAAATTTACTATTCCAGTTCTTCAATCAGCCCTCCCCCGATAGGTCAAAAAATTTTCCGGCCAGCCCAAGCGTCGCGCCTTTCTctcaggcgacgtcacgaaaacagcgacaGCTCCCCGTTGATATGATGTGCACATGCACGCTGGTTATACATGATTAAAACgaacaaaaaataattattcctgataTGActcctcttcgccattagccctctatCACTGGTCAGaagatttcgggctgcgcccacttcgactgtatgttacgcgacgtcacaaaaccgccagAGCTCACCGTGTCAAAGCGGGTGCATGCGTTTAAAATGCATTAATCTGCCGAACAAAAATGAATTTCCTTTCTGAATAGCTAgagactgccccattccgaaaggtatagaagatggctgcccgctgaTCGTTCAGGCAcccgctactcgcacctgccggtgagcatgcatttatttgcgtgtaataaatctCGTTGCGTACAGTATAACGTTATCGTGGCCTTTCGGCGCGTATAcggcatcgctctgccaactctttcttgctgaggatccgttttagcagcattcctAACATTCCATtgcacgccgccacgattttcgaccagtcaccgcaagctaagtaaggagaagaggaccaatcgcagacgccggtaccacactcttcgtccggttatctagtttcactgcgctggctcggccccttcgaaactctctccacttgagcttgcTCCTCGCCTCTCGCCAGCTAATTAGATATGAGAAGCCGCTTAGTCTAGGCAATGTTATCCGTCTTAAAAGCGAGCAAAGCTGACCTCCTATCAACGAGGAGAACGGTTGATTGGGATGTtcagacaacgccgcgtgtgacCGCCCGATGCCTGCATCGGCGGTTATGTAAATTTGACGGCAACATATTGGAATAAAAATAGAATCTGGTAGTTTTAGGTTGTAGGGCCCCAAAGTCATCCACTTTTATACCAGGAATTTGATTCTGCCTATCTTGCATAACTCCACTAATGAATATGGATAACTCGAAGAAGCGGACAATCACACAAAAATTATCATGTGCAAGAACTAATAAGCAAGCTTGGCGAAAAGTCGCTAATTGCTTTAGCGCACATATAGCAATTTACAAATTGAAGTTTGCAATTTCTAAAGATATGTCTGCTTCCAATGAATTTTGAAACAatcaccagttttgagataagcgcCGTGGACCCCACGGTAGAACTACACTCTTGCCCCGCAGACTTGTAAAAAGAAAAGCCTCTTTAGTCACTGAGGGTCAAAAAGCGCGTCAGCACCAATGCATTTTGTCACTAACTTTGGGAACGCCTATCTCGAAACTGGACTCATCCTCAGAGATCATTCCATGTACATATGAATTTCGAATTATTCGGCTACATGATTCCTGCAATATATGACGTAGGGTAATTAGTAAAAGTCACTTAGCAAGTTTTCGTAATTAGACGCTTATGCACTTTGACTTCTCTTGCAAGTTGCCTGCACCTTTTAGAGCAATTAGGTACAATTAAGTAGAATTGTGGTAGACGTTACGGATCAATATTTTTTTAGTCCTGATAACCGAAAAAGAAAGAGGTCGCCCTGTATATATAAGTGTATTCATACTTCTCCTGACCTTTAAGAACGTCATgttcacctttttttcttttcgcttcgcAGCCACGCACCTCCGGCTCCAGCACCCGGACATCTACGACAGCTACGCCCCGCAGAGCCTCCTCGCCGCGCACCCTccgctggcgctgctgctgcagaaGAGCTTCATCCGCACGCAGCCGTGGCTGCTCACCTCCAAGCTGACGACACAGGGGAACGCCACGTTCGTCAGCTTCGCCAAGCACGCCCACTACGAACAGGGTGGGTGGCGGCGCGGCACGACGTGATACGGCGGAAGGGCCGCGTGTGGTCAAAAAAGCGACGAAAGCGCGACAATGTACACCACCATCGAAGGTAGGAAACAGTGCGAAAGATACACGCATGTAACCTGGTTGTAAACAGGCTTAGACACGACGCACTCTGGGGCTGCTCTCTAGTATGGATATTCAAATTGGGGGCTTGCAATAGGGGGCGGAGAGTTTAGGTCGCATGCACGCATCGTGATGTGCGTGACGTCATGTTCACCTCTCGAAAGAGTCGAGTCGTTGATAAAGCGCGTCATGGCGACGACGCTGGTGTATTGTAGCTGCACGCGTGTTTACCATGGTGATCGAGGGTGACAACAAGCGTGTCCTAACAGGGTTGTCCTTGGCTAACCTGGCGGTCATAAAAAAtttcattatggggttttacgtgccaaaaccactttctgattatgaggcacgcagtagcgTGGGGATTCCGGAAATCCTGACaccctgggtttctttaacgtgcacgtaaatcaaagtacacgggtgttttcgcatttcggccccatcgaaatgcggccgccgtgactgggattcaatcccgcgacctcgtgcttaggagcccaacaccgtggccactaagcaaccacggcgggcaaccTGGTGATCATATGCAGTAGCATAGTAATGTGCTGCGTCATAATGAATTGTGACACCGCGCCTATCGTCGCACTCTCCAAGATACCACCTCAGAATCACAAGCACCAACTGAAGCAATAACGTTTAAAACGCGCTTTATGCACTTTCGGGCACTTGTCGTTGGACTGAGGATGCAAACGATTAATACGCGTTAAGCGcgtaatatataaaaaaaaaagcctcgcaaGAAACATGTCGTCTGGGGGCTTTTGACAGCGTGCATTGCGGTTTCTCATTGTTTCTGACACAATCAATTCAGATAATGAAAAATTTCCTCAATAATTTACTGGTTGCTTTCAAAGCACATTACAGGTGCAAGTAAATTTTATTCTCCTGAATGAAAGCTTACTCGGAGAAAGCGTAAAAGGCGCGCCGTTATAAAATTCCTTGGGAGAATGCGAGACACGCAGACGACGCTCAAGTCCGCCAATGTGTGCGCGTAGCCACCGCCGCGATACTCAGACAGCGGCGTGCCACAGCCGCTCGACGACGTGTCCCCACTACGAGTAGCGACCTGGGCCGCTCGCAGACGTCTACGAGGCGGCCGTGGGCGTCGCCCTGCGGACGGACGTGCTGGCCTCGACGTGGCGCAACGGTCGCGGCGGCAAGCTGCCGCCGGCCTGCAACGGCGCCGGCGGCCCGCGGGTGCTGGACGTGCTGCAGATGCGCTTCGACCAGGCGTCGAGCAACGCCTCGCTGGCCTTTGACAACACCGAGGACCACAGCAAGTGGGCCGTCTCCCTGCCGGCCAAGAAGCGGGCCCACGACAAGGAGAGGCCGGAGAGCGACGACGCCGGCTACGTGTGCGTGGGCTCGCTCAACAGGATGGTACGTGCGCGCCTGCTCAAGCCGCGACCTCGGGTGACCTCGCGAGTGGCGGTCCGCTTCGCCGGTGTGTGAGGCTGCAGTGACACCAGGCTTTTGCTCCGATTTTAATGGCGAACTTCACCGTCGAAAGCTCGCAATTTGTGAATACGCGCGCTTCTTTGTTGTAAAgaagcccgtattcacaaaaaaacgTCTTGCGCTAGAAATGTctgtcagaaaaaaattcagtccaTCTGTTGCTAGACATATAGGCGAAGGCAACCGATCAATCGTAAAAATCATTTGCGAAGCAATGAAATACCTTTGTAAATTCGGCCTCAGTTCTTTTACAGCGAActtgtttcagcgaacattttctcTAAACATTTTATGTTTGGAGGAAATGGGGGCCGCTTAGGGCGACAGGTACCGAAAGTTGGAAGTGTGTAAAAGGTAGTTATGCATTGTCAAAATAAATCCTGAATACTCATTTTCTTCCCATTTCCCGGTACCTTCGGTGGACTATTCAAGGCAGGTTATTTTGTTCAAGTGGCAAGCATGTTGCTAGTGACGTACAATCAACGTTTATTCTGTGCTTGTTAAtcacagcctttgtaaaaaacaTTATTATTCAACCGTTCTAGAGCATCATACTATCGTTATCCTATGCACAACGCTAATTTCAAGTTCAGTAAAAATTGGGGCACAGGATCAGCGTAACGTGTGGCGAAACAACCACGTTTGAAACGTTGCAAACAATTACTGAACCCTAGTTCTTCTTTTGTCTTTTTGTCATGCGTTTAGCGCGGTTCGTTGTTGCCTTCCCCGTTGTCCTCGGCGAACTAAACAAGGCAGTTGTTCGTGTTTGTTTAGAATTAGAGGCACGTTATGGGTAATGTGTAGGCTAAGTTCAAAATGTCTGTACTTGAGGTCATAGCCGCAACATACGTCTGAAAGCAATCCGGAGTGTTAAATATCTTTTACCAACAATGCAGAATTAAGCCTGCTGCCTTAAGAAAACCATAAACGCAAGACTGAGTTCAAATTTAAACAAAATTGAGGAGGGGTGGGAACGCTATGGCCTGTGTTCTCGAGAAATAGAATGTGTGTGGCTGGATTCCTGCTTTTGTAAGAAATTCTATAACAAATTAAGCGCTCGAAAGCGTTATACTCGTGCAAGGCTTCAAACAGGCTATTCATTCATGCCTATTTAAACAGTTTCCATTCTTTCCCATTCAACTTGTCATATGTGGGCAACGACTTACATTACGCGGTTAATTACCGTCAAGTGAAATTCCTATTGCAACtactcgaaagaaacagcttctcTTGAAATTGAGTTGTCATTCTGCAAAGTAGCGCAAGTCTGCTGACTTGTTGTTTCCTTAACATTCCGTGGAGCAGAGCGCTCAAAAGAACAATAAAGAGAACTACTAAAGAATTTAGAGCTATTCGTTTCACGAGTATTTTCTTGAAAAAAGCAGATAAACTTTTTGTTACTTTGCAGAATCGCAAcctaatttccagcgaagctgtctgttTCGAGCGGTTGTGATAACATTATCAGTAGCCGGCAATTACCTACTTTAAACTTTTGCCCGCATATATGATTAGCCAGTCTGAAACTAGTCCttatataatgctttcgcgtaCTTGTGAATATTTTTCTAGAAAGATAGGAATTCATCTTCGCATATTTTACTTCACCAGAATATTCTCCATAATGTTGACCCGAACTTTCGCTAAATTTTAGCTCGCTCGCGTTCACAATTTTCCAAGGGCAGCGGGATTAAGTAAGACACACAAATGAGGCTCCGGATGCTTTGCACACGTAATTTACTGTTAAGGTCGTAATTATTCCACGCGCTTCGGACATCGCCTACATATTACTTATAACATGCCACTAATTTTAAACATGTTTTCTTGAAATGTATGGGCGCTGACGGATTTTGCACGCTGCAAACCAGACTGCATAGCCTCTGAATAAAATTTCTATTGCCGTTATTGAACCATAAACTTCCTTTTGATCCGAGCCCATTAATTTCACTCCTTCCGCACCCTGACAAACCGTCACTCTTATCCTTGATTTCGCATTGCTAGTGCGTCTCTCCACCTCGTTTTTTATCcccctgcgtagggtagcaaaccggacttaCCCTCCTTACCTTTCCTCTATTCTCCTGATTTACAGAACTAACCTATTTTAGGTTTTCATTCCTTCACAGAACCACCGATGAATGAAATACCACACATTTTGACCAACTCCATTGAATCACTTGAAACTTACGCTTGCGATGATATTTTCTAAGACAAGTTAGTCAAGTTGCTGTTCTGTGCTCTTAGATTTCCTAATTATtgccttctctaataattttatAACAGCGTTCAAATCGTTTCTGTTGTGTTCTTATTTTTATACCTTGCCCGTTCTGCTCTGGCCGCAAGGCCTGTCCTATTCCGTAAATAAATGAGTAAACCAATCAATTTAGGTCAAAGTTCAGTAAACCATGTTTCTACAGAAAACCAAAAATCTCATCCTTATTTTAAGTGGAAGCATGACAGGCCAGATAGTAAGCACAATCGGAAGACGCGTTGCGACGCCCCTTTAAGGTTGCCCCACTGGCTTCCCGTGACGTCAGGGGATCGTGACAGCATTTTATACGGAGCTGACACGCGTTGTGGCAACTGGCGGCCACGCAGTTACATTTCAGCGTCTTCCCCCTCATACTGGCTTTATTTGGAAATGAACAACCGGGCGAACTGGTAAACGTCGTAGGCGAATATGGACAAAAATAGGCCATTTGTTTGTTGGGGCACGAACTTTCAGCGAGGTCATCAGCGGCACGGTTCGACGAAGAGGCCAATAATAAATTTTGTATGCTGTGCACCCTGGAATGAAATTATCTGCACACGTGAACGGAATTGAATAACGTTTATTGTAAAACGTGTATTGTATTGGGGAAGCAGGCGGGTGGGGCCCCTAGTCCTGGGCTCTACTGGCCTCAGCAGCCGGCCGTGCTTGGTCGAAGAGCGCCACTCGACACTCCTTTTCCTCGCTGGCGGTACGCGTCTCAAAATGCGCCGTTCTGACTTTTTTTTGCGCGTATTAATTTTGGGTGGCCTCAGCTCGCATTCCCACGTAATGAGGGCGATAGTTTCTCCGCTTTAGTCTTGGTGTGGCCTACATGCACCAAATAGTAGTCATTCTATTTATGGCCACATTCTATTTATGGATCGCTGGAACAATGCCTGTTCCAGGGATCTCCAGTTACCCTGTCTTATGCTAACTGAGCGCACCTGACGCCTGCAAATTTTAAAACATATTTAGCGAGCCTATTCACTATTTAATAGGTCGTTTATCGTGTGCACAAACACGTGTAATATACGGAGCCCCTATGATACGTATGCTATATCTGAATGAGCTATGTCGTTGCGTTCATAGAGCGGTACCACTGACCATTGGGAATCACTAACTTTCCCATCAACGCTATGTACAAACAACTATCGGAGGCATCGGTATACTGCAAAATAACAGAATAATGAACGCGCAGTACGATACCGTTGTCTGTATCGTCTGACCTGGCACGCCTACACGCGCCTCTCTGGCTTTGCGCACCGAAATGTTTGACCCCATTAGAAATGAAGTGTTGTTGTTTTCACATTCTCTGCGCAGCAATCTCAACTGCGAAGAGGCGGCGAAACCCTGTGCTTCCGCAACGCTCTGCTCCACGGTTTGCTTCTCAACAGCGTCGTCTCGCACGA
The sequence above is a segment of the Dermacentor variabilis isolate Ectoservices chromosome 7, ASM5094787v1, whole genome shotgun sequence genome. Coding sequences within it:
- the LOC142587458 gene encoding plancitoxin-1-like isoform X2 encodes the protein MNATGRPRGTASFVVGARNSVPLLAALLLVFLSKTAVDAASCKDERNEDVDWFFMYKMPKEASRAAAVAFNKASTSARGGEEYFYVDARTPASTSRWPHSDHSVAEADGALANTLAPLYATNKSALNLAYATYNDQPPTSTDGARVDSHGHTKATHLRLQHPDIYDSYAPQSLLAAHPPLALLLQKSFIRTQPWLLTSKLTTQGNATFVSFAKHAHYEQDVYEAAVGVALRTDVLASTWRNGRGGKLPPACNGAGGPRVLDVLQMRFDQASSNASLAFDNTEDHSKWAVSLPAKKRAHDKERPESDDAGYVCVGSLNRMQSQLRRGGETLCFRNALLHGLLLNSVVSHDTCPRNTAAA